In Oscillospiraceae bacterium, the genomic window CGAGGCGGTTTGGGCAGGCCCAGCACCTGCGCCAGCTCGTCCAGCAGTTTTTCCTCCCGGGCATAGCGGCCGCTCTCCCGGGCCAGACGCTCCACCGCGTTGGTGTGGGCCATCTCCACCAGATGCGCCTTGTCGCCCCGCTGGGGCACATACAGCTGCACCTCGCTGCCGCGCTTCTGGTTCAGCGCCTGCTGCAAGGCATCCACGTCCGGCGGCAGCGCATCCACCGCGATGATCTTGGGAATTTGCTCATCGTCCAGATAGTACCGGGGCAGAAATTCCTCCCGCACCGCGTCGATGTCGGAGGTGTCATGGAACAGGAACTCCCGCTTGTCGGTGAGCCGCCCTTCGCGGAAGCGCAGCACCGCCGCGCATACGCTGCCGGGCGTACCAGCCAGCGCCACCACGTCCATCTCCACGTCCGGATCCACGACCACCTTCTGCCCGGCGCTCACCTTGGTGATGGCGTTGATCTGGTCCCGGATGAGGGCCGCCGTCTCGAACTCCAGCCGGTCAGAGGCCTCCAGCATCCGTTCGTTCAGGGTCTTGAGGATGTCCTTTTTGCCGTAACGGATCAGGTGCACCGCCCCTTTTACCGCCTCGTTGTAGGTCTCGCAGCTGATTTTGCCGCTGCACACCGCCATGCACTTGCCGATGTGGGCGTTCAGGCAGGGCCGCCCCTTTCCGATATCCTGCGGGAAACGCTTATTGCACCGGGGCAGGCGGAAGGCATCCATGGCGGTCTCTGCCATCTGCCGTGCCGCAAAGCTGGAGGTGTAGGGGCCGATATACTCTGCCCCGTCCTCCTCCTTTTGCAGGGTGAAGGAAAGGCGCGGCCAGTCCTCCCGGGTAACGCGGATATAGCTGTAGCCCTTGTCGTCCTTCAGCAGGATGTTGTACTTGGGCGTATGCGCCTTGATCTGGCTGGCTTCCAGCACCAGCGCCTCGAATTCGCTCTGGCAGACGATGACGTCAAAGGCGTAGGCGTGGGCGATCATCTGGCTGACCTTGTTGTCGTGGGGCACGCCCTCGCGGAAATACTGGCTCACCCGGATGCGCAGGCGCTTGGCCTTGCCGATATAAATGATGGTGTCGCTTTTATCCCGGATGATATACACCCCGGGCAGCAGCGGCAGCATACAGGCCTTCTGGTACAGCTCTGCCTTGGTCATTTGCTGCGATCCCTCCCAACACGAAAAAAGCGGCAGGGAACCCCCGCCGCTCTTTGGTTACATGATCTTTCAGACTTACTCTGCGAAGCCGGACTCCACCAGCTTGATCAGGCCGTCCACGGCAGCCTGCTCGTCAGCACCGTCTGCGATGATGCGGATGGTGGTGCCGCCCACGATACCCAGAGACAGAACGCCCAGCAGGCTCTTTGCGTTCACGCGGCGCTCTTCCTTCTCGACCCAGATGGAAGACTTGAACTCGTTAGCCTTCTGGATGAAGAAGGTTGCCGGACGAGCGTGCAGACCGACCTGATTTTCAACCGTAACTTCTTTCACGTACATAGTAAAGCGCTCCTATCTAATATCGTTTTGGTAGCTCAAAGCTATAGTGCCTGTTGCGTTACACCCATTTTAGCGCAAGTCGAAACCGTTGTACAGACCCCCGGCGCATTTTTGGCGGTTTCTCCAATCAGAAGGGGGCCATTTTTCATTATTTATACAAAGATAATAAAATTATTCCCGAAAGGTTATAGGGGTAACACAAAAGTTTTCAACATTTTTTCGACCGTGGCGCGCATTCTCGCCCGGTTTTGTGCGTTTGTGACACCCTACGGTCCCCTTCGGCAGGAACGGTTTCCGGCCTGCTTCGCCGTCGGGTTCAGGCTTCTGCCGGGCCCTCGTAGCGCATTTCCAGCAGCTCGGCGCGGGCGGTGACAGAGCCGTCCTTTGCAGGGTCGAACACCTCGGCCACGCCGCACACCTTCCAGCCCATGCGGCGGTAGAGGGCAATGGCCCGGGTGTTTTTGTCCAGCACCGTCAGCACCGGGTGCGCGTGCTCCGGCAGCTTTTTGCGGGCAAAATCCAGCAGTTTCTGCCCCAGCCCTTTGCCCCGGGCGTCTGCCGTGATGAACAGGTGCTCGACCTGCCCGGTCTTGTGGCTCACGGCCACCATGCCGTCCGGCACATCCTTGGTGCAGTGCAGGTAGACCGCCCAACCCTGCTGTTTTTCTTCTTTGAGCTGCGCATAGAAGAACTCCGGGGTCCACTCCGCCAGAGCTTCTTCCGTCCAGCAGCCCTCGCAGACGGTGCGCCGCCCCTCGGCAAACAGCCGGGCAGCGGCAGCAAACTGCTCCTCGGTTTTCACCAACCGCATGTTCTCGCCCCGCTTCCACTTGGGCAGCTGGGTGATGGGGTGGGTCTCGCACCATTGCTCGTACAGCTCCGGCCGGCGCAGACGGGTACGCTCCCGGCTCTGCTGCCCCCGCCAGGTGTCGATCTTCTGGTGGTCGCCGCCCAGCAGCACCTGGGGCACGGCGCGGCCCTCCCACACTTCGGGGCGGGTGTACTGGGGGTATTCCAGCAGGCCGTCCCAGTAGCTTTCTTCTTCGTAGCCCTTCTGCTCTGCCAGCACGCCGGGCTTCAGGCGCAGCACGCTGTCCGCCACCACCAGGCTGGCCAACTCGCCGCCGGTGAGGATATAGTCCCCGATGGAGATCTCCTCATCCGCAAAGGCGTCGATGACCCGCTCGTCGATGCCCTCATAGTGGCCGCAGACCAGGGTGAGGTTGTCGTACTGGGCCAGCCGCCGGGCGTGCTCCTCGGTGTAGCGCTGGCCGCCCGCCGTCAGGAACACGATGTGCGGGGCCGGGCGGCCCTGCGCGGCCACCTCCTGCTGCACGGCCCGCAGGCAGTCGGCGATGGGCTGGGCATACAGCACCATGCCGCAGCCGCCGCCGTAGGGGTAGTCGTCGGTCTGTTTCTGTTTATTCAGGGTGTAATCCCGGATCTGGTGGCAGTGCGTCTCAATGTAGCCGCGCTTTGCCGCCCGGCCAAGGATGCTGGCGTCCAGCACCTGCTGGCACATCTCCGGGAACAGGGTCACGATGTCCACACGCATGCCCATGGCTCATTCCTCCCCGTCGCGCTCGCTGTCAAAGTCATCGTCCAGCAGACCCGGGATGGGGGTGACCAGGATATACCCCTCCGGCGGGTTGCGCTCTTTCAGAAACGCGTCCACCCCGGGGAACATATATTCCTTGCCGCTGGGGGATTTGACGGTGTAGATATCCTGTGCACCGGGGTGGTCCACGCTGGTCACCACGCCGTATACCTTGCCGGTGTCGGCATCCCGCACTTCGCACCCGATGAGGTCGGCCACATACCACCGGCCTGCAGGCAGGGTGGCGTC contains:
- a CDS encoding HPr family phosphocarrier protein, which codes for MYVKEVTVENQVGLHARPATFFIQKANEFKSSIWVEKEERRVNAKSLLGVLSLGIVGGTTIRIIADGADEQAAVDGLIKLVESGFAE
- the rimM gene encoding ribosome maturation factor RimM (Essential for efficient processing of 16S rRNA); protein product: MQQYLEAGKVVTTHGVRGEMKLELWCDGVDFLKKAGRLFPSAQGGRAYKITSIRPQGQMALLQLEGVNDMDAARALRGQVFYFDRNDATLPAGRWYVADLIGCEVRDADTGKVYGVVTSVDHPGAQDIYTVKSPSGKEYMFPGVDAFLKERNPPEGYILVTPIPGLLDDDFDSERDGEE
- the uvrC gene encoding excinuclease ABC subunit UvrC — protein: MTKAELYQKACMLPLLPGVYIIRDKSDTIIYIGKAKRLRIRVSQYFREGVPHDNKVSQMIAHAYAFDVIVCQSEFEALVLEASQIKAHTPKYNILLKDDKGYSYIRVTREDWPRLSFTLQKEEDGAEYIGPYTSSFAARQMAETAMDAFRLPRCNKRFPQDIGKGRPCLNAHIGKCMAVCSGKISCETYNEAVKGAVHLIRYGKKDILKTLNERMLEASDRLEFETAALIRDQINAITKVSAGQKVVVDPDVEMDVVALAGTPGSVCAAVLRFREGRLTDKREFLFHDTSDIDAVREEFLPRYYLDDEQIPKIIAVDALPPDVDALQQALNQKRGSEVQLYVPQRGDKAHLVEMAHTNAVERLARESGRYAREEKLLDELAQVLGLPKPPRAIESYDISNWGDGSSVCGMVTFKDGKPFKAGYRKFKMKTVAGTDDYASLAETVSRRAAEYEKYAAQAQNGQPGGNWFGQKPDLLLMDGGRGQVSAARQALAGTALAEVPLFGMVKDDHHRTRAMVDSEGREIAINMNRGTFTFITAIQDETHRFANAYRKQQMKQKSYSSTLTEVPGVGPKTAKALLTQFKSVGAVKEATPDQLENTPGVGKQLAQTIYEYFHQE
- the trmD gene encoding tRNA (guanosine(37)-N1)-methyltransferase TrmD; this encodes MGMRVDIVTLFPEMCQQVLDASILGRAAKRGYIETHCHQIRDYTLNKQKQTDDYPYGGGCGMVLYAQPIADCLRAVQQEVAAQGRPAPHIVFLTAGGQRYTEEHARRLAQYDNLTLVCGHYEGIDERVIDAFADEEISIGDYILTGGELASLVVADSVLRLKPGVLAEQKGYEEESYWDGLLEYPQYTRPEVWEGRAVPQVLLGGDHQKIDTWRGQQSRERTRLRRPELYEQWCETHPITQLPKWKRGENMRLVKTEEQFAAAARLFAEGRRTVCEGCWTEEALAEWTPEFFYAQLKEEKQQGWAVYLHCTKDVPDGMVAVSHKTGQVEHLFITADARGKGLGQKLLDFARKKLPEHAHPVLTVLDKNTRAIALYRRMGWKVCGVAEVFDPAKDGSVTARAELLEMRYEGPAEA